One window from the genome of Salvia splendens isolate huo1 chromosome 9, SspV2, whole genome shotgun sequence encodes:
- the LOC121747827 gene encoding protein SMG7-like isoform X4, with the protein MTLVMDNDKGNPTRERVQQLFNKNVELENKRRKAAQARVPSDPNTWQNMRENYEAILLEDHAFSEQHDIEYALWQLHYRRIEELRALFAAAASAGSPAPQDGKGTLRAVPDRLTKIRTQFKTFLSEATGFYHDLMLKIRSKYGLPLGYSSDDPENQIPMSKDGNTSSEGKKGLMSCHRCLIYLGDLARYKSLYGEGDSKARDFAAASSYYLQASSIWPSSGNPHHQLAILAGYSNDELLSIYRYFRSLAVDIPFVTARDNLIIAFEKNRQNYSQILGDDKAPSVKMSPARLPGKGKGKGEPRPALKENKPVASALKERAPNKSELFKAFITKFISGPDEELNFGSDAAECRLAIIRMIAILIFTVHNVSREGENQFYADILQRSVLLQNAFTASFEFVGSILERCNHLSDPSSSYLLPGIMVFVEWLACRQDFAVGSELEEKQVNARSFFWNKCIVFLNKLLSSGLVSITEDEDETCFSNMSKYDESETANRLALPEDFELRGFHPLLPAQLILNFSRKHLFGGDGGSKERIARVKRIIAAGKTLANVVRVGPDGVYFDDRMKKFVFGSEPQVSDEHLLPSHLEPNVNDNSLDISSVGRMALAALPKIEVGVEADDEDDEVIVFRPPTTERHMDEFYLKLTSPAISASVSEASKVDFGNEKGSPSGVQDGLLLQSALTAGMKSSAPGFNTVANGTTQYPQPIQPSTSMCSANHSPIANGLAQMNLMENGMRSDLQDKFEVYQHASASLPYPQFMNAGPSHNHPIMNPQASVPSKFDSIIPSGSFVDGLSIKPSLVMPPGSKKNPVSRPVRHIGPPPGFGSVRSKVVDEALFNSIPQNGTSLPQTDDYSWLDGYQLSSSNQGSGFSNSGNQVVPAFPSVSNINGLIGTATFPFPGKQVPIQVQSNNQNGWQVHPYSEHMLRYEEQQKEFQKGNQQLGLPQQQYQGQSLWEGRFFV; encoded by the exons ATGACCTTGGTGATGGATAACGACAAAGGAAATCCTACTAGAGAGCGTGTTCAACAACTTTTTAACAAG AATGTTGAGTTGGAGAACAAGCGAAGGAAAGCAGCGCAGGCCAGAGTCCCTTCAGATCCTAACACATGGCAGAATATGCGTGAAAATTATGAAGCAATTCTCCTTGAAGACCATGCTTTTTCTGAACAACATGATATAGAATATGCTCTATGGCAATTGCATTATAGGAGGATTGAGGAGCTAAGGGCTCTCTTTGCTGCAGCGGCTTCGGCAGGATCACCTGCACCCCAAGATGGTAAAGGGACACTTCGTGCGGTACCTGATCGACTTACAAAGATCCGTACTCAGTTTAAGACCTTCCTCTCTGAGGCTACTGGATTTTATCATGATTTGATGTTGAAGATAAGATCTAAGTATGGACTCCCATTGGGATATTCTTCTGATGATCCAGAAAATCAGATCCCAATGTCAAAAGATGGAAATACATCTTCAGAAGGGAAAAAAGGCTTGATGTCATGTCATCGCTGTCTGATCTATTTGGGTGATCTTGCTCGTTACAAAAGCTTATATGGCGAAGGGGATTCTAAAGCCCGGGATTTTGCAGCAGCATCAAGTTATTATTTGCAAGCTTCCTCAATATGGCCTTCAAGTGGTAATCCACATCATCAG CTTGCCATACTGGCTGGATATTCAAATGATGAACTGCTGTCAATTTATCGCTATTTTCGAAGTCTAGCAGTGGATATCCCATTTGTTACTGCAAGAGACAACTTAATCATTGCATTTGAGAAG AATCGTCAGAATTACTCTCAAATACTTGGTGATGATAAAGCTCCTTCTGTGAAGATGTCACCTGCAAGGTTGCCTGGAAAGGGAAAAGGCAAAGGCGAACCAAGGCCTGCTTTGAAGGAGAATAAGCCGGTAGCTAGTGCATTGAAGGAAAGAGCTCCAAATAAGTCTGAACTCTTCAAAGCTTTTATTACGAAATTTATTAG TGGGCCAGATGAAGAGCTTAACTTTGGTTCAGATGCAGCTGAATGTAGGCTTGCAATCATTAGAATGATTGCTATCCTAATATTTACTGTACATAATGTGAGCAGGGAAGGTGAAAACCAGTTCTATGCTGATATTCTACAGCGCTCTGTCCTGCTTCAAAATGCTTTTACTGCTTCATTTGAATTTGTGGGCAGCATTCTTGAGCGGTGCAACCATTTATCTGATCCCTCATCAAGCTATTTGCTACCTGGGATTATGGTGTTTGTGGAATGGTTGGCGTGTCGCCAGGATTTTGCTGTTGGCAGTGAATTGGAGGAGAAACAAGTTAACGCAAGATCCTTTTTCTGGAATAAATGCATCGTGTTTCTGAATAAACTCTTATCTAGTGGCCTCGTATCGATTactgaagatgaagatgagacATGTTTCTCAAATATGAGCAAGTATGATGAAAGTGAAACTGCTAATCGCCTTGCATTACCTGAAGATTTTGAGTTGAGAGGATTCCATCCTCTGCTTCCTGCCCAACTCATCCTTAATTTTTCGAGGAAGCACCTATTTGGAGGTGATGGAGGCAGCAAAGAGCGGATTGCACGTGTAAAGAGGATCATAGCAGCTGGAAAGACTCTTGCTAATGTTGTTCGAGTTGGCCCTGATGGAGTATATTTCGACGACCGGATGAAAAAGTTTGTCTTTGGTTCTGAACCTCAGGTTTCTGATGAGCATTTGCTTCCCAGTCATTTGGAACCTAATGTGAACGATAACTCGCTAGATATTTCATCGGTAGGCCGAATGGCTCTCGCTGCTCTGCCAAAGATAGAGGTGGGTGTGGAAGCGGATGATGAAGACGACGAGGTGATTGTATTTAGGCCTCCAACTACTGAAAGGCATATGGATGAGTTCTATCTGAAATTGACTTCTCCAGCGATTTCTGCTTCTGTCAGTGAGGCTAGCAAGGTTGATTTTGGGAATGAAAAGGGATCCCCCTCTGGTGTGCAGGATGGGCTTCTCTTGCAGAGTGCATTGACTGCAGGCATGAAATCTTCTGCACCTGGATTTAACACTGTTGCTAATGGCACTACTCAGTATCCACAACCTATCCAACCCAGCACCTCAATGTGTTCAGCAAATCACTCTCCTATAGCAAATGGTTTGGCCCAGATGAACTTGATGGAAAATGGAATGAGGTCTGATCTGCAAGATAAGTTCGAAGTATATCAACATGCTTCTGCTTCCTTGCCTTACCCCCAATTTATGAATGCTGGTCCTAGCCACAACCATCCTATTATGAATCCACAAGCTAGTGTACCGTCTAAGTTTGACTCCATCATACCTTCTGGGTCATTCGTTGATGGCCTGAGCATCAAACCATCATTGGTCATGCCACCTGGCTCAAAAAAAAATCCAGTGAGTCGACCTGTTAGACACATTGGTCCGCCACCTGGTTTTGGCTCTGTTCGTTCCAAGGTTGTGGATGAAGCATTGTTTAATAGCATCCCCCAGAATGGAACTTCACTTCCTCAAACAGATGATTACAGCTGGCTAGATGGCTATCAGCTGTCTTCATCCAATCAAGGTAGTGGGTTTAGCAATTCTGGGAATCAGGTCGTCCCTGCATTCCCTTCTGTGAGCAATATCAATGGCTTAATAGGAACTGCTACTTTCCCTTTCCCTGGGAAGCAGGTGCCGATACAAGTCCAGAGTAATAATCAGAACGGCTGGCAGGTCCATCCCTATTCAGAACATATGCTGCGCTATGAGGAGCAGCAGAAAGAATTTCAGAAAGGAAACCAACAGCTTGGCTTGCCGCAGCAGCAGTATCAAGGACAGTCACTTTGGGAAGGTCGTTTCTTTGTGTGA
- the LOC121747827 gene encoding protein SMG7-like isoform X5, which translates to MTLVMDNDKGNPTRERVQQLFNKNVELENKRRKAAQARVPSDPNTWQNMRENYEAILLEDHAFSEQHDIEYALWQLHYRRIEELRALFAAAASAGSPAPQDGKGTLRAVPDRLTKIRTQFKTFLSEATGFYHDLMLKIRSKYGLPLGYSSDDPENQIPMSKDGNTSSEGKKGLMSCHRCLIYLGDLARYKSLYGEGDSKARDFAAASSYYLQASSIWPSSGNPHHQLAILAGYSNDELLSIYRYFRSLAVDIPFVTARDNLIIAFEKNRQNYSQILGDDKAPSVKMSPARLPGKGKGKGEPRPALKENKPVASALKERAPNKSELFKAFITKFIRLNGILFTRTTLEIFPEAFSMVKSDLLELLCSGPDEELNFGSDAAECRLAIIRMIAILIFTVHNVSREGENQFYADILQRSVLLQNAFTASFEFVGSILERCNHLSDPSSSYLLPGIMVFVEWLACRQDFAVGSELEEKQVNARSFFWNKCIVFLNKLLSSGLVSITEDEDETCFSNMSKYDESETANRLALPEDFELRGFHPLLPAQLILNFSRKHLFGGDGGSKERIARVKRIIAAGKTLANVVRVGPDGVYFDDRMKKFVFGSEPQVSDEHLLPSHLEPNVNDNSLDISSVGRMALAALPKIEVGVEADDEDDEVIVFRPPTTERHMDEFYLKLTSPAISASVSEASKVDFGNEKGSPSGVQDGLLLQSALTAGMKSSAPGFNTVANGTTQYPQPIQPSTSMCSANHSPIANGLAQMNLMENGMRSDLQDKFEVYQHASASLPYPQFMNAGPSHNHPIMNPQASVPSKFDSIIPSGSFVDGLSIKPSLVMPPGSKKNPVSRPVRHIGPPPGFGSVRSKVVDEALFNSIPQNGTSLPQTDDYSWLDGYQLSSSNQGADTSPE; encoded by the exons ATGACCTTGGTGATGGATAACGACAAAGGAAATCCTACTAGAGAGCGTGTTCAACAACTTTTTAACAAG AATGTTGAGTTGGAGAACAAGCGAAGGAAAGCAGCGCAGGCCAGAGTCCCTTCAGATCCTAACACATGGCAGAATATGCGTGAAAATTATGAAGCAATTCTCCTTGAAGACCATGCTTTTTCTGAACAACATGATATAGAATATGCTCTATGGCAATTGCATTATAGGAGGATTGAGGAGCTAAGGGCTCTCTTTGCTGCAGCGGCTTCGGCAGGATCACCTGCACCCCAAGATGGTAAAGGGACACTTCGTGCGGTACCTGATCGACTTACAAAGATCCGTACTCAGTTTAAGACCTTCCTCTCTGAGGCTACTGGATTTTATCATGATTTGATGTTGAAGATAAGATCTAAGTATGGACTCCCATTGGGATATTCTTCTGATGATCCAGAAAATCAGATCCCAATGTCAAAAGATGGAAATACATCTTCAGAAGGGAAAAAAGGCTTGATGTCATGTCATCGCTGTCTGATCTATTTGGGTGATCTTGCTCGTTACAAAAGCTTATATGGCGAAGGGGATTCTAAAGCCCGGGATTTTGCAGCAGCATCAAGTTATTATTTGCAAGCTTCCTCAATATGGCCTTCAAGTGGTAATCCACATCATCAG CTTGCCATACTGGCTGGATATTCAAATGATGAACTGCTGTCAATTTATCGCTATTTTCGAAGTCTAGCAGTGGATATCCCATTTGTTACTGCAAGAGACAACTTAATCATTGCATTTGAGAAG AATCGTCAGAATTACTCTCAAATACTTGGTGATGATAAAGCTCCTTCTGTGAAGATGTCACCTGCAAGGTTGCCTGGAAAGGGAAAAGGCAAAGGCGAACCAAGGCCTGCTTTGAAGGAGAATAAGCCGGTAGCTAGTGCATTGAAGGAAAGAGCTCCAAATAAGTCTGAACTCTTCAAAGCTTTTATTACGAAATTTATTAGGTTGAATGGCATTCTCTTCACTCGCACAAC CCTGGAAATCTTTCCTGAAGCGTTCTCTATGGTTAAAAGTGATTTATTGGAACTTCTTTGCAGTGGGCCAGATGAAGAGCTTAACTTTGGTTCAGATGCAGCTGAATGTAGGCTTGCAATCATTAGAATGATTGCTATCCTAATATTTACTGTACATAATGTGAGCAGGGAAGGTGAAAACCAGTTCTATGCTGATATTCTACAGCGCTCTGTCCTGCTTCAAAATGCTTTTACTGCTTCATTTGAATTTGTGGGCAGCATTCTTGAGCGGTGCAACCATTTATCTGATCCCTCATCAAGCTATTTGCTACCTGGGATTATGGTGTTTGTGGAATGGTTGGCGTGTCGCCAGGATTTTGCTGTTGGCAGTGAATTGGAGGAGAAACAAGTTAACGCAAGATCCTTTTTCTGGAATAAATGCATCGTGTTTCTGAATAAACTCTTATCTAGTGGCCTCGTATCGATTactgaagatgaagatgagacATGTTTCTCAAATATGAGCAAGTATGATGAAAGTGAAACTGCTAATCGCCTTGCATTACCTGAAGATTTTGAGTTGAGAGGATTCCATCCTCTGCTTCCTGCCCAACTCATCCTTAATTTTTCGAGGAAGCACCTATTTGGAGGTGATGGAGGCAGCAAAGAGCGGATTGCACGTGTAAAGAGGATCATAGCAGCTGGAAAGACTCTTGCTAATGTTGTTCGAGTTGGCCCTGATGGAGTATATTTCGACGACCGGATGAAAAAGTTTGTCTTTGGTTCTGAACCTCAGGTTTCTGATGAGCATTTGCTTCCCAGTCATTTGGAACCTAATGTGAACGATAACTCGCTAGATATTTCATCGGTAGGCCGAATGGCTCTCGCTGCTCTGCCAAAGATAGAGGTGGGTGTGGAAGCGGATGATGAAGACGACGAGGTGATTGTATTTAGGCCTCCAACTACTGAAAGGCATATGGATGAGTTCTATCTGAAATTGACTTCTCCAGCGATTTCTGCTTCTGTCAGTGAGGCTAGCAAGGTTGATTTTGGGAATGAAAAGGGATCCCCCTCTGGTGTGCAGGATGGGCTTCTCTTGCAGAGTGCATTGACTGCAGGCATGAAATCTTCTGCACCTGGATTTAACACTGTTGCTAATGGCACTACTCAGTATCCACAACCTATCCAACCCAGCACCTCAATGTGTTCAGCAAATCACTCTCCTATAGCAAATGGTTTGGCCCAGATGAACTTGATGGAAAATGGAATGAGGTCTGATCTGCAAGATAAGTTCGAAGTATATCAACATGCTTCTGCTTCCTTGCCTTACCCCCAATTTATGAATGCTGGTCCTAGCCACAACCATCCTATTATGAATCCACAAGCTAGTGTACCGTCTAAGTTTGACTCCATCATACCTTCTGGGTCATTCGTTGATGGCCTGAGCATCAAACCATCATTGGTCATGCCACCTGGCTCAAAAAAAAATCCAGTGAGTCGACCTGTTAGACACATTGGTCCGCCACCTGGTTTTGGCTCTGTTCGTTCCAAGGTTGTGGATGAAGCATTGTTTAATAGCATCCCCCAGAATGGAACTTCACTTCCTCAAACAGATGATTACAGCTGGCTAGATGGCTATCAGCTGTCTTCATCCAATCAAG GTGCCGATACAAGTCCAGAGTAA